The Vibrio aerogenes nucleotide sequence TGATTTGTTGAATAAAAACAAAGTATAGACAAAATATGCAACTGATATAATTGCAAGAATCACATTAAGTACCTGATCACCAGACTCATTCTGATCAGAAAATAAGTGGAATTGGTATGACTTCAGCCTGAAGATAAAAAAGAGTAACCAGCCTTATCAGCTGATTACTCCCTATTCAGAGATGGAAATAAACAGAAAACAAATTAAATCAAACGGTTCCCGTTCTCATCAATAATCACTTCCCCATCTTCTTTCACCAATGGGCCCGGAGGCCACTTCTCCAGCAAGTCCAGTACGGTCTCACTCGGGCGACATAATTTCACCCCTTTTTCAGTACAAACAATCGGCCGGTTGACCAATACCGGATGAACCAGCATCGCATCCAGAATCGCCTCATCAGACACACTTTCATCCAGCAATCCAAGCTCTTTTGCCGGGGATTTGGACGTTCTTAATGCGGTACGTGGCGTCAGACCGGCAGCTGCGAATAACGCCAGTAACTGGGGTCGGGTCCATCCTTCATTCAGATATTCGATCACTTCCGGGTGATATCCTGCATCACGGATGATCTGAAGCACATTCCGGGATGTCCCGCATTCTGGATTATGGTGTATTACAACCATGTCATATTCTCCTTAATTTTATACGCTTACCTGAAACCAGTGTCTTGTCCGGTTCGCAAACCACACGAGTGACAACATGACAGGTACTTCGACCAATACACCGACCACCGTCGCCAATGCTGCGCCGGAATGAAGTCCGAACAGTGAAATAGCAACAGCGACAGCCAGTTCAAAAAAGTTAGAGGTACCAATCATACACGCCGGCGCCGCGACGTTATGTGGCAAATTCATTCGCCTGGCCAGCCAGTAAGCCACAATAAAAATGCCATACGTCTGAATCAGCAGAGGAACGGCAATTAATATGATCGCTTCCGGATTACCCAGAATCGTCTCCGCCTGAAAACCAAACAGCAGAACAACCGTTGCCAGTAAACCTATCACTGACCAGGGTTTCATGATTGCCAGAAAGTGGTTCAGCCGTGAATGGTCATTGGCTTTATCCAGTTTTTTGCGCAATAACATACCGAAAAACAACGGGATCACCACGTACAACACCACAGATAACAGCAACGTATCCCACGGTACGGTAATGTCAGTGACACCCAATAAAAATCCGGCAATCGGTGCAAAGGCAAAAATCATAATGATGTCATTGATTGAAACCTGAACCAGCGTATAGTTGGCATCGCCTTTCGTCAGCTGACTCCAGACAAATACCATCGCGGTGCAGGGAGCAACACCAAGCAAAATCATTCCGGCGATATACTCAGTCGCTGTTTGAGGTTCAACCCAGTCTGCAAAAATGCCTTTAAAAAACAACCAGCCCAGTAAAGCCATTGAAAAAGGTTTGATCAACCAGTTAATCACCAAAGTTAACACCAGCCCTTTCGGCTTTTTGCCTACATCTTTGATTGAGCTGAAATCGACCTGAACCATCATTGGAAAAATCATCAACCAAATCAGCACTGCAATGACCACATTGACATGGGCATACTCCAGACCGGCTATGGTGGCAAAAACATCCGGTGCCATGCTCCCTGTCACAATGCCACCGATAATCGCCAGTGCAACCCACACGGTTAAATAACGCTCAAAAAGTCCCATTATTTATTTCTCCCCAGAGGATGTCTGATTCACACGAGCAATCAGCTGCTCGGCCGTCTCGACCCGTTCTGAATAACGCTCAACCAGATACTGACTGTTATCCCGGGTCATTAAAGTAAATTTCATCAACTCTTCAAGTACATCCACAATCCGGTTGTAATAGCCCGAAGGCTTCATCCGGTCATGCTCGTCAAATTCAAGGAAAGCCTTCGCTACAGAAGATTGGTTTGGAATCGTGATCATCCGCATCCAGCGGCCTAAAACGCGTAACTGATTGACCACATTAAATGACTGAGAGCCACCACAAACCTGCATGACGGCTAGTGTTTTTCCCTGTGTTGGCCGCACCGCGCCCATTGATAAAGGTATCCAGTCTATCTGTGCTTTCATAATCCCGGTCATTGCCCCGTGGCGTTCCGGAGAACACCAAACCTGCCCTTCAGACCACAAAACCAGTTCACGTAATTCCTGAACTTTTGGATGCGTATCCTCTTCGTCATCAGGCAGTGGTAACCCTGATGGATTAAATATTTTCACTTCCGCTCCCATCCGGACCAGCAGCCGGGCTGATTCTTCAATGACCAGACGGCTGAAAGAGCGCTGACGCAATGAGCCATAAAGCAAAAGAATCCGCGGCTTATGCTGAGACAATGGCGGCGAAAAGTGCTGTGTATCCGGCCTCCGGAACTGTGCTTCATCCAGATTCGGCAACGAAAGATCATCAAGATTCATCATTCAACTCCCTTTGAAGCTGTTTGGTTATCATTATTCAGATTATGAGTCACATGAACTGCTACAGGCACAGGAAAGCCGTTCCAGGCAGTCGCTCAGATAGTCTGCATTGTGTTGCTCTGACACATCCAAAACTTCCACTGCCCACTCCGGAAGAGAAGGGTTTAAACGATAGTAGACCCATTTTCCCCGTCTTTCATCCATCACCAGCTCACATTTGCGCAATTCAGCTAAGTGCCGGGATACCTTCGGCTGACTCAACTGCAAAGCACTCTGAAGATCACAAACGCATAACTCTTTGTTTTTACTGATTAACAACAATGTTTTCAGGCGTGTATCTTCAGCAAGGCATTTGAAGAATACTAATGGAGACATCGACATCCTCATATACATCAAACCATATATATGAAATATCGTATATGTTAGATTGATACAGGTCAACCATAAATTTACATCAAACAGCCAAGTTGCATTTGTGTGCATTTGTGTATTTTATTGCTTTTGTGTAAAAATCGTGTCTTAATACGGCGATACCCAAACGACTTCAGGGAGAGATTATGGCGACCCGTTCTACTATTATGGATACCAACAGCTTCAGAGCTGAGCATGCAGCACAACTGGATGAGCAAACCCGTCAACTGACGGATAAACGCGCTCATGTTTTAGGAGAGTCTTACCGGCTTTTCTATCGTAAACCCGTCCATCTGGTGAAAGGACAAGGCCAGTATTTATGGGATGCAAACGGTGACCAGTATCTGGACGTTTATAACAATGTTGCCAGTATTGGCCACTGCCATCCGGCAGTGATTGCAGCAGTCCACGAACAAATGCAGCAGCTCAATACACACACCCGCTATCTGCATGAAAAAATACTGGACTATTCGGAAGCTATTTTATCAACCACGCCAGATTCTATCGATCGGGCAATGTATATGTGTACCGGCTCAGAAGCGAACGATTTAGCCATGCGGATCGCCCATTCCTGGTCTGGCGGTACCGGTATTATTGTCACTCAGGAGTCATATCACGGGACCAGTTCACTGACTTCCGGGGCATCGCCTGCGCTGGGCAGCGGGCAATCGCTTGCTGAAACAACCTTCCTGATCCCAGCCCCGGATCAATACCGGCTTGCCGGAGAAGATCTCGGATTATGGTTTGCCCGCCAAATGGAATTGAAAATTGCCGAAATGGAAGCCAAAGGCATTAAATTTGCCGGTTTCATGGCTGATTCAATTTTCTCATCAGATGGCGTGCTACCGGGACAGGCCGGATTTCTGAAACCTGCCATTGATGTGGTACATCAACATGGCGGCATTTTTATCGCAGACGAGGTACAACCCGGATTTGCCAGAACCGGTGAAGCCTTCTGGGGATTTGCGCGTCACAACATTGAACCGGATGTCATCACGGTCGGTAAGCCTATGGGCAATGGTATTCCGGTTTCCGGCCTGTTTGCCAAAAGTGATGTCATGGCCTCTTTCAGTGATCATATCCCTTACTTTAATACCTTCGGTGGCAATCCGGTGTCCATGGCTGCGGCACAAGCGGTTCTAAAAGTCATTCAGGAAGAAAATCTTCAGGAGCATAGCCAGACCGTAGGCCGCCAGCTGTTAGATGAACTGAAAACCCTGATGGATAAACATGAATGTGTGGGTGATGTGCGGGGATCCGGGCTGTTTATTGGCTTTGAGCTGGTTAGTGATCGTGACAGCAAAACCGCCGACAAGCAGCTGGCCCTGGATGTAACCGAGCGGCTGCGGGAAAAACGGGTGCTGACATCAGTTGCAGGGCCTTACGGCAATGTCCTGAAGCTTCGTCCACCACTGGCATTTCAGACCAAAGACATTGACTGGCTGGTCACAGCACTGGATGAATCACTGACTGAGTTACGGGGTAACTAAGGTCAACACGCTCTAATAAGTTTCAGCAAAACGTAATAAAAACCAGGCTCCCCCGGTTTTCTGCCGGGGGCTGTTTTTCATCGTCTGTTGATATGATGCCATTCTAAGTCATTTTCTGATCTGAATATATCTGTCAGAACCGTATCTTCCAGTCCGACAACCCGGTTACGGCCACTGTGCTTTGCCTGATACAATGCAACGTCAGCCCGCTTAATCATCTGTTCAACACTATCTCCGGCACAGGCACGACAAGCCGCATACCCGAGGCTGGCAGTGACACATTCTGGCGTTTCACCATCATGACTCAGACAAATTTCATTGATTGTCAACCTGACTGCGTTGAGAATCTGTTCTGTACTCTGCATATGCTGCGAGGGAAAAAATATAATAAACTCATCCCCTCCGTAACGGGCCAGAACATCGGATTCAGAGAGGTTACGCTGAATGGCACGGGCAACACGCTGTACAACCTGATCGCCAGCATCATGACCAAATTTATCATTAATCTGTTTGAAGTAATCCACATCAATAATAGCCAGAATAAACGGCTGCCCCGCTTCTGACATATATTGCTGAACATGCTCCCAGAAATAACGCCGGTTATATAGCCCCGTCAGTTGGTCACGGACCGAACTCTGATAATGCCGGTCAACCTGATTAAACAGGAATAATGAGAGTAATGCACCCAACATAAAATTACAGGCAATACTTTGCGCCAGTGTCACCGACGCCTGAAAGAAATAAACATCTTTGAGAAAAGAGACCGCGACAGAAGGTAAAAGCGCGGCCAGAATTAATGAATGTAATGAGATCGAGAGCAGCTTTTCTCCAAACCCATTATAATTTTG carries:
- a CDS encoding GGDEF domain-containing protein, whose amino-acid sequence is MADLDIVNLVNILDSICCSLIGCFFLFQLKRDIHDHQRKAAICFFWLYLCWGVAFVIMAVRNWIYIEISVLVSNALYMLSFYILLFGVFHWYRLRLKPWHYIVCGIHVCIYTAIQIGMLEWFPQSFVYRVYFAAGNNITLLLVIISILRQQQNYNGFGEKLLSISLHSLILAALLPSVAVSFLKDVYFFQASVTLAQSIACNFMLGALLSLFLFNQVDRHYQSSVRDQLTGLYNRRYFWEHVQQYMSEAGQPFILAIIDVDYFKQINDKFGHDAGDQVVQRVARAIQRNLSESDVLARYGGDEFIIFFPSQHMQSTEQILNAVRLTINEICLSHDGETPECVTASLGYAACRACAGDSVEQMIKRADVALYQAKHSGRNRVVGLEDTVLTDIFRSENDLEWHHINRR
- a CDS encoding metalloregulator ArsR/SmtB family transcription factor, with amino-acid sequence MSPLVFFKCLAEDTRLKTLLLISKNKELCVCDLQSALQLSQPKVSRHLAELRKCELVMDERRGKWVYYRLNPSLPEWAVEVLDVSEQHNADYLSDCLERLSCACSSSCDS
- the arsC gene encoding arsenate reductase (glutaredoxin) (This arsenate reductase requires both glutathione and glutaredoxin to convert arsenate to arsenite, after which the efflux transporter formed by ArsA and ArsB can extrude the arsenite from the cell, providing resistance.) gives rise to the protein MVVIHHNPECGTSRNVLQIIRDAGYHPEVIEYLNEGWTRPQLLALFAAAGLTPRTALRTSKSPAKELGLLDESVSDEAILDAMLVHPVLVNRPIVCTEKGVKLCRPSETVLDLLEKWPPGPLVKEDGEVIIDENGNRLI
- the arsB gene encoding ACR3 family arsenite efflux transporter, which encodes MGLFERYLTVWVALAIIGGIVTGSMAPDVFATIAGLEYAHVNVVIAVLIWLMIFPMMVQVDFSSIKDVGKKPKGLVLTLVINWLIKPFSMALLGWLFFKGIFADWVEPQTATEYIAGMILLGVAPCTAMVFVWSQLTKGDANYTLVQVSINDIIMIFAFAPIAGFLLGVTDITVPWDTLLLSVVLYVVIPLFFGMLLRKKLDKANDHSRLNHFLAIMKPWSVIGLLATVVLLFGFQAETILGNPEAIILIAVPLLIQTYGIFIVAYWLARRMNLPHNVAAPACMIGTSNFFELAVAVAISLFGLHSGAALATVVGVLVEVPVMLSLVWFANRTRHWFQVSV
- a CDS encoding aspartate aminotransferase family protein gives rise to the protein MATRSTIMDTNSFRAEHAAQLDEQTRQLTDKRAHVLGESYRLFYRKPVHLVKGQGQYLWDANGDQYLDVYNNVASIGHCHPAVIAAVHEQMQQLNTHTRYLHEKILDYSEAILSTTPDSIDRAMYMCTGSEANDLAMRIAHSWSGGTGIIVTQESYHGTSSLTSGASPALGSGQSLAETTFLIPAPDQYRLAGEDLGLWFARQMELKIAEMEAKGIKFAGFMADSIFSSDGVLPGQAGFLKPAIDVVHQHGGIFIADEVQPGFARTGEAFWGFARHNIEPDVITVGKPMGNGIPVSGLFAKSDVMASFSDHIPYFNTFGGNPVSMAAAQAVLKVIQEENLQEHSQTVGRQLLDELKTLMDKHECVGDVRGSGLFIGFELVSDRDSKTADKQLALDVTERLREKRVLTSVAGPYGNVLKLRPPLAFQTKDIDWLVTALDESLTELRGN
- the arsH gene encoding arsenical resistance protein ArsH; protein product: MMNLDDLSLPNLDEAQFRRPDTQHFSPPLSQHKPRILLLYGSLRQRSFSRLVIEESARLLVRMGAEVKIFNPSGLPLPDDEEDTHPKVQELRELVLWSEGQVWCSPERHGAMTGIMKAQIDWIPLSMGAVRPTQGKTLAVMQVCGGSQSFNVVNQLRVLGRWMRMITIPNQSSVAKAFLEFDEHDRMKPSGYYNRIVDVLEELMKFTLMTRDNSQYLVERYSERVETAEQLIARVNQTSSGEK